A genomic window from Alphaproteobacteria bacterium includes:
- a CDS encoding DNA-binding domain-containing protein, which yields MTNYTHQLEILHQAIIEKNKDKILSEIKKTKDDFLSSTRISIYINAYTERLYKVTEADYPTLKNYLGEKLFTQAVQEFVLATPSLNWDLNLYSIQFADFFRTWSKDQGGYNLALLESTITKVFYLPDSNSLDPQMLSQINPEELLNKKFIFRAASELLSFDYAVHKYISEFRTNNDQIKLNHEPEYLFLVRHNNTIQRFTLDPMEYTLLDFLQKNEPFENALSQTANIFGDQTTQLMNELPQFLTNWFTRGFFTRLE from the coding sequence ATGACCAATTATACGCATCAACTTGAAATTCTACACCAAGCTATTATCGAAAAAAATAAAGATAAAATATTATCAGAAATAAAAAAAACTAAAGATGATTTTTTATCATCAACTAGAATATCTATTTATATCAATGCTTATACCGAACGTCTTTATAAAGTAACAGAAGCAGATTATCCCACCTTGAAAAATTATTTAGGTGAAAAGTTATTTACCCAAGCAGTACAAGAGTTTGTTTTAGCCACACCTTCTTTAAATTGGGATTTGAATCTTTATTCTATACAATTTGCTGATTTTTTTCGTACTTGGTCAAAAGACCAAGGTGGTTATAATTTAGCTCTTTTAGAAAGTACAATTACCAAAGTATTTTATTTACCTGATAGTAATTCTTTGGACCCACAAATGCTAAGTCAAATTAATCCTGAAGAATTATTAAACAAAAAATTTATTTTTCGTGCAGCATCCGAATTGTTATCCTTCGATTATGCAGTTCATAAATATATAAGCGAGTTTCGTACCAATAATGATCAAATTAAGTTAAATCACGAACCAGAATATTTATTCCTTGTAAGACATAATAACACTATACAGCGTTTTACCTTAGATCCAATGGAGTATACATTACTTGATTTTCTTCAAAAAAATGAACCATTTGAAAATGCCCTTAGCCAAACAGCAAATATTTTTGGCGATCAAACGACACAATTAATGAATGAATTACCTCAATTTTTAACAAATTGGTTTACAAGAGGCTTTTTTACCAGACTAGAATAG
- a CDS encoding DUF692 domain-containing protein yields the protein MTKETFLGFGLGLRHPHYQEIIDTKPNVDWFEIISENYINSHQGYWDYLSDLRQDYPIIMHGVSLSIGSIDKLDQNYLQRLKKLADYLEAPWVSDHLCYTAMHNNNTHDLLPIPYTEEALAHIIPRIHKIQDTLQRSFVFENASSYLEFGGSTISEPEFLNELCSKTGCKILLDINNVYVSSFNHNWDPYRYIDTILSDFIIQYHLAGFTHKKTHIIDTHDNHIADPVLDLFDYTLKTKGLYSAMVEWDDNIPDFPILLEELNKIRHRVKNL from the coding sequence ATGACAAAAGAAACTTTTCTTGGGTTTGGCCTTGGTCTTCGTCATCCCCATTATCAAGAAATAATTGATACAAAACCTAATGTTGATTGGTTTGAAATTATTTCAGAAAATTATATAAATTCCCATCAAGGTTATTGGGACTATTTATCAGATTTACGTCAAGATTATCCCATTATTATGCATGGTGTATCTCTTTCAATTGGATCAATTGATAAGCTTGATCAAAATTATTTACAGCGGTTAAAAAAGCTTGCTGATTATTTGGAAGCACCCTGGGTTTCTGATCATCTCTGCTATACAGCAATGCACAATAATAATACGCATGATTTGCTTCCCATACCTTACACAGAAGAGGCACTTGCCCATATCATTCCACGTATTCACAAAATTCAAGATACATTGCAACGTTCTTTTGTCTTTGAAAACGCATCATCATATCTTGAATTTGGCGGATCAACAATAAGTGAACCAGAGTTTTTAAATGAACTATGTTCTAAAACTGGATGTAAAATTTTACTCGACATTAACAATGTTTATGTAAGTAGTTTTAATCATAATTGGGATCCATATAGATATATTGATACAATTTTATCAGACTTCATTATTCAATATCATTTAGCAGGATTTACGCATAAAAAAACGCATATCATCGATACCCATGACAATCATATAGCTGATCCTGTTTTAGATTTATTTGATTACACCTTAAAAACTAAAGGATTATATAGTGCCATGGTTGAATGGGATGATAATATCCCAGATTTCCCTATTTTACTTGAAGAACTTAACAAAATACGTCATAGGGTTAAAAATTTATGA
- a CDS encoding DUF2282 domain-containing protein, giving the protein MNKKLVIAALAGIMASSLTTATYAAGDANKEKCYGIAKAGKNECKAADGSHSCAGQATKDNDPNDWMMVNKGECTKMGGMLKS; this is encoded by the coding sequence ATGAATAAAAAACTTGTTATTGCTGCATTAGCAGGTATTATGGCCAGTTCACTTACAACTGCAACTTATGCTGCTGGTGATGCCAACAAAGAAAAATGTTATGGTATTGCCAAAGCTGGTAAAAACGAATGTAAAGCTGCTGATGGTTCACATTCTTGTGCAGGCCAAGCAACAAAAGATAACGACCCAAATGATTGGATGATGGTTAATAAAGGCGAATGCACCAAAATGGGTGGTATGTTAAAAAGCTAA
- a CDS encoding DoxX family protein encodes MISCCTNIYGLYVKITKYLQPFMLLLVRLWIARIFFLSGLTKIQNFDSTLILFTEEYKVPILSPYLSAVSATTFELLCPVLLIIGFASRLTVLPLLAMTAVIQFTYDQNIQHYYWAMLLGIILVFGAGKFSIDHYICCHFKNNKN; translated from the coding sequence ATGATATCATGTTGTACTAATATTTATGGGTTGTATGTTAAAATAACAAAATATTTACAACCTTTTATGTTGCTTTTGGTTCGCCTATGGATAGCTCGTATATTTTTTCTTTCAGGTCTTACAAAGATACAAAATTTTGATAGTACGCTTATTTTATTTACCGAAGAATATAAGGTACCAATTTTATCCCCCTATTTAAGCGCAGTGTCAGCAACAACCTTTGAATTATTGTGCCCAGTTTTGCTTATTATTGGTTTTGCGTCACGTCTTACAGTTCTTCCATTATTAGCAATGACAGCAGTAATTCAATTTACCTATGACCAAAATATTCAACATTATTATTGGGCTATGCTCTTGGGCATAATCCTTGTTTTTGGTGCGGGTAAATTTTCTATAGATCACTATATCTGCTGTCATTTTAAAAATAATAAAAATTAA
- a CDS encoding hemerythrin domain-containing protein: protein MFESKDHALSILKEDHQKVKDLFDDFEDANSLREKKKIAATIIQELKVHATIEEEIFYPTVRKEAEEDIMNEADEEHHVAKLLIAELENMNGNEEHYEAKVRVLAESIRHHIREEENKMFPDIKNMDIDFEALGQELLDRKEELMENNIPVSWEEKMITSFWNKKEASSTKTKAKKIMPSLQKNGKKSSSKRNGSLRSAH from the coding sequence ATGTTTGAATCAAAAGATCACGCTCTTTCTATTCTTAAAGAAGATCACCAAAAAGTAAAGGATCTCTTCGATGACTTTGAAGATGCAAATAGTTTACGTGAAAAGAAGAAAATTGCAGCAACTATAATTCAAGAATTAAAAGTTCATGCAACAATTGAAGAAGAAATTTTTTATCCTACAGTTCGCAAAGAAGCAGAAGAAGACATAATGAATGAAGCCGATGAGGAGCATCATGTTGCCAAACTGCTTATTGCTGAATTAGAAAATATGAACGGTAATGAAGAGCATTATGAAGCAAAAGTTAGAGTACTTGCTGAAAGTATTAGACATCATATTCGGGAAGAAGAAAATAAAATGTTTCCTGATATAAAAAATATGGATATTGATTTCGAAGCGTTAGGACAAGAATTATTAGACCGAAAAGAAGAATTAATGGAAAATAACATTCCTGTATCATGGGAAGAGAAGATGATCACTTCTTTTTGGAATAAAAAAGAGGCTTCTTCAACAAAAACAAAAGCAAAAAAGATTATGCCTTCTTTACAAAAAAATGGTAAAAAATCATCCTCTAAAAGGAATGGTTCGTTACGCAGTGCACATTAA